The Vigna unguiculata cultivar IT97K-499-35 chromosome 6, ASM411807v1, whole genome shotgun sequence genome contains a region encoding:
- the LOC114187066 gene encoding phosphoglycolate phosphatase 2, with product MSTSSRPLSPSNFRDLFDSVEAFLFDCDGVIWKGDELIQGVSQTLQMLRSKGKKLVFVTNNSWKSRSQYAQKFQSLGISVSQDEIFSSSFAAAMYLKAKDFPSQNKVYVIGGEGILEELRLAGITAFGGPEDANKTIDLKQNCFVEHDKSVGAVVVGIDPNINYYKLQYGTLCIRENLGCLFIATNRDAVGHMTALQEWPGAGCMVAAICGSTQKEPVVVGKPSTFMMEFLLKKFNVSCSKMCMVGDRLDTDILFGQNAGCKTLLVLSGVTTQSALQDPSNNIQPDYYTNTISDMLDLSKA from the exons aTGAGTACGAGTTCCCGACCCCTGTCACCAAGCAATTTCAGGGATCTCTTCGATTCCGTGGAAGCTTTTCTTTTCGATTGCGACG GTGTCATTTGGAAGGGCGATGAACTCATCCAAGGCGTTTCGCAGACTCTCCAAATGCTTCGCTCCAAGGGAAAGAAGCTCGTCTTCGTCACCAACAATTCCTGGAAGTCGCGCTCTCAGTATGCTCAAAAGTTTCAATCCTTAGGAATTTCCGTTTCCCAG GACGAGATATTCTCCTCGTCGTTTGCGGCTGCTATGTACTTGAAGGCCAAGGATTTCCCTTCACAAAACAAG GTTTATGTGATTGGTGGGGAGGGTATACTGGAGGAGTTGCGGCTTGCTGGCATTACAGCTTTTGGTGGACCA GAGGATGCAAATAAAACAATAGACCTGAAGCAGAACTGCTTTGTTGAGCATGATAAGAGT GTTGGAGCTGTAGTGGTTGGTATAGATCCAAACATTAACTATTACAAGCTTCA GTACGGAACCCTTTGCATACGAGAAAATCTAGGATGCCTTTTTATTGCCACCAACCGTGATGCAGTTGGACATATGACAGCTTTGCAAGAATGGCCTG GTGCGGGTTGTATGGTTGCTGCTATATGTGGATCAACCCAGAAGGAGCCTGTTGTGGTGGGGAAACCATCAACCTTTATGATGGAGTTTTTACTTAAGAA ATTCAACGTAAGTTGCTCCAAGATGTGCATGGTGGGTGATAGACTAGATACTGATATTTTGTTTGGACAAAATGCTGGTTGCAAAACACTTCTAGTTCTTTCAG GTGTCACAACTCAGTCAGCTTTACAGGACCCTTCAAATAATATCCAACCTGATTACTATACAAATACAATTTCTGACATGCTTGACTTATCAAAAGCATGA
- the LOC114186910 gene encoding serine/threonine-protein kinase D6PKL2 — MDSKTSSRSLPKHHQKTAGIQTLEAKDNWSSGNPASLKTGKTELAGPEDLSKSVGSMSKQNTGETAENKKLGVSIQKGSAESLSNKSSSGASSSVLDKADRAVNENIGSQESSIDQDKKTSEYGSVKNSSVSAKVSDGASSLAKTSGSAKISDRADFVESGKSSIYRGSTSSDVSDESTCSSFSSSINKPHKANDLRWEAIQAVRSRDGVLGLGHFRLLKRLGCGDIGSVYLSELSGTKCYFAMKVMDKGSLASRKKLLRAQTEREILQSLDHPFLPTLYTHFETEKFSCLVMEFCPGGDLHTLRQKQPGKHFPEQAVKFYVAEVLLALEYLHMLGIVYRDLKPENVLVRDDGHIMLSDFDLSLRCAVSPTLVKTSSTDSEPLRKNPVYCVQPACIEPPSCIQPSCVAPTTCFSPRLFSSKSKKDRKPKTEIGNQVSPLPELIAEPTDARSMSFVGTHEYLAPEIIKGEGHGSAVDWWTFGIFLYELLFGKTPFKGSGNRATLFNVVGQPLRFPEAPVVSFAARDLIRGLLVKEPQHRLAYKRGATEIKQHPFFEGVNWALIRCATPPEIPKAVEFEKIPSPASSGGAGEKAVNHMSIANQKGSDNYLEFDFF, encoded by the exons ATGGACTCAAAAACTAGCTCTAGATCTCTTCCGAAACACCATCAGAAGACGGCTGGAATTCAAACTCTTGAGGCAAAAGACAACTGGTCTTCAGGGAATCCAGCTTCCCTGAAAACAGGGAAAACGGAGCTGGCTGGTCCAGAGGATTTATCCAAGTCTGTAGGGAGCATGTCCAAGCAGAATACTGGGGAAACTGCTGAAAACAAGAAGTTAGGAGTTTCAATCCAAAAGGGGTCTGCCGAATCCTTGAGCAATAAAAGTAGTTCTGGTGCTTCTTCATCTGTTCTAGACAAGGCGGATCGTGCTGTTAATGAGAACATAGGGTCACAGGAAAGCTCCATTGACCAAGACAAAAAGACATCGGAATATGGAAGTGTAAAGAACAGTTCTGTTTCTGCCAAAGTTAGTGATGGGGCGAGCAGTCTTGCAAAGACAAGTGGAAGTGCCAAGATTAGTGACAGAGCTGATTTTGTTGAGAGTGGTAAGAGCAGTATTTACAGAGGAAGCACGAGCAGTGATGTGAGTGATGAGAGTACTTGCAGTAGCTTTAGTAGCAGCATAAACAAACCTCACAAGGCAAATGACTTGAGATGGGAAGCCATTCAAGCAGTTCGAAGTAGAGATGGGGTGTTGGGATTAGGTCACTTTAGACTACTGAAGAGGCTGGGTTGTGGGGATATAGGCAGTGTTTATCTCTCTGAGTTGAGTGGAACTAAATGTTACTTTGCAATGAAGGTAATGGACAAAGGGTCCCTAGCGAGTCGCAAAAAGCTACTTCGTGCTCAGACAGAACGAGAAATCCTGCAGTCTCTTGATCACCCGTTTCTCCCAACTTTGTACACTCATTTTGAAACTGAGAAATTCTCATGTTTGGTAATGGAATTCTGCCCAGGTGGTGACCTCCATACTCTCAGGCAGAAGCAACCAGGGAAGCATTTTCCTGAGCAGGCAGTAAA ATTTTATGTAGCAGAGGTCCTTCTGGCTTTGGAGTACCTCCACATGCTTGGGATTGTCTACCGTGACCTTAAGCCAGAAAATGTCCTTGTTAGGGACGACGGACATATTATGCTCTCTGACTTTGATCTTTCCCTCCGATGTGCCGTGAGTCCAACCCTTGTGAAAACCTCATCCACGGATTCTGAGCCTTTAAGAAAGAACCCTGTTTACTGTGTCCAACCTGCATGTATTGAACCACCTTCCTGCATCCAACCATCCTGTGTTGCCCCCACCACATGCTTTTCACCCCGCCTCTTCTCCAGCAAATCAAAGAAAGACCGAAAGCCAAAAACTGAAATTGGCAACCAAGTGAGCCCATTACCTGAGCTGATTGCAGAGCCTACCGATGCTAGGTCCATGTCATTTGTCGGAACTCATGAATACTTGGCACCTGAGATCATCAAGGGTGAAGGTCATGGCAGTGCAGTTGATTGGTGGACTTTTGGGATCTTTCTTTACGAGCTGTTGTTCGGAAAAACTCCTTTCAAGGGATCCGGCAACCGAGCCACACTGTTCAACGTCGTGGGTCAGCCGCTGCGTTTTCCAGAAGCACCTGTTGTGAGTTTTGCAGCAAGAGATCTCATAAGGGGGTTGCTTGTGAAAGAACCCCAGCACAGATTGGCATACAAAAGAGGTGCAACTGAGATAAAGCAACACCCTTTTTTTGAAGGTGTGAACTGGGCATTGATCAGATGTGCTACTCCACCTGAGATCCCAAAGGCTGTGGAGTTTGAGAAGATACCCTCCCCAGCCTCAtcaggtggtgctggtgaaaAGGCTGTTAATCACATGTCAATAGCTAATCAGAAAGGTTCTGATAATTATCTGGAGTTTGATTTCTTCTAG
- the LOC114189063 gene encoding U-box domain-containing protein 35-like: MLSGETRHDCVHYESDDETFSCSCGFIGFGRNQVYDSSINGANNEDSEELFEINLKESLETISEDCESSVFSFDIHNDNDTDVVHVAVDHVGESSMEALLWTLNHAVTPSTTVYLIHVFPQIRLIPSPFGKFPRNRVNAEYVYFHLTQQKSKRILLLQEFIDLCLDSKVKVEVMVVEGDNVAKAITELVRDHDIRKLVIGITKSNLSKSVSRRRNGIADKILRNAAEICDVKMICDGNEVTDEMISSFGVAHEENESCGFVPLMRFVSNPIWLFRPRF, encoded by the exons ATGTTGTCAGGGGAAACTAGGCATGATTGTGTGCACTACGAATCCGATGATGAAACCTTTAGCTGTTCTTGCGGGTTCATAGGGTTCGGGAGAAACCAAGTTTATGACAGCAGCATCAATGGAGCAAACAATGAAGATTCAGAGGAGCTATTTGAGATCAATCTGAAGGAGTCATTGGAGACAATATCAGAAGACTGTGAGAGCAGTGTGTTCTCTTTCGACATTCACAACGACAACGACACAGATGTTGTTCATGTGGCAGTAGACCACGTTGGAGAATCAAGCATGGAAGCCCTTTTATGGACTTTGAACCATGCTGTCACACCCTCTACCACTGTCTATCTCATACACGTTTTTCCTCAAATCAGACTCATCCCAAGCCCAT TTGGAAAATTTCCTAGGAATCGTGTGAATGCAGAGTATGTTTACTTTCACTTGACTCAACAGAAAAGCAAGAGAATATTGCTCCTTCAAGAGTTCATTGACTTGTGCCTTGATTCAAAG GTTAAGGTGGAAGTGATGGTTGTAGAGGGTGACAACGTTGCCAAAGCAATAACAGAACTAGTTAGAGATCATGATATAAGAAAACTAGTGATTGGAATCACCAAATCTAATTTAAG CAAATCCGTGTCTAGAAGGAGAAATGGTATAGCAGATAAGATCCTGAGAAATGCAGCAGAGATCTGTGATGTTAAAATGATATGCGATGGAAATGAAGTGACAGATGAAATGATTAGCAGTTTCGGAGTTGCACATGAAGAGAATGAATCATGTGGTTTTGTTCCTCTTATGCGTTTTGTGTCCAATCCTATATGGCTATTTAGACCCAGATTTTGA
- the LOC114187195 gene encoding U-box domain-containing protein 35-like has product MSQTLTHTMHRSPLQPENNRYGRSNSTVSEIEEDNSSDLPFNDSLVTISEQEKKEEEDTVYVAVGKSPSSIEALSWTLNNFTTPSTILYLIHVFPEIKHLPNPLGVGMIPKDQVSPEQVESYMAQERGKRRELLNKFLQLCSASKVKVDTILIESDLIAKAIIDLIPILQIRKLVIGANKSQIRKLRSRKGSGIVDQIVQNAPESCNVSIVCDGKEVNEQIGGAIASDTSMSQKNKHQQNASVSCVCFNF; this is encoded by the exons ATGTCTCAAACCTTAACTCACACCATGCACCGTTCACCTCTTCAGCCGGAGAACAACCGCTACGGAAGAAGCAACAGCACCGTGAGTGAGATAGAGGAAGATAACTCTTCAGACTTGCCCTTCAATGATTCTCTGGTTACCATTAGCGAAcaagagaagaaggaggaggaagACACTGTTTATGTGGCCGTGGGAAAGAGTCCCAGCAGCATCGAAGCCTTGTCATGGACTCTCAACAACTTCACCACTCCATCTACCATTCTCTATCTCATACACGTTTTCCCAGAGATCAAACACCTTCCAAATCCAT TGGGAGTGGGAATGATTCCAAAGGACCAAGTGAGTCCTGAGCAGGTAGAGAGCTACATGGCCCAAGAACGAGGCAAGAGAAGAGAACTCCTTAACAAATTCCTCCAACTATGTTCTGCTTCCAAG GTTAAGGTCGACACAATCTTGATTGAGAGTGACTTGATTGCAAAGGCTATCATCGACCTCATTCCCATTCTTCAAATAAGAAAACTAGTGATTGGAGCAAACAAATCCCAAATAAG AAAATTGAGATCAAGGAAAGGGAGTGGCATAGTTGATCAGATAGTTCAGAATGCTCCAGAAAGTTGCAATGTGAGTATTGTGTGTGATGGAAAAGAAGTAAATGAACAGATAGGTGGTGCCATTGCCAGTGATACTTCCATGTCCCAGAAAAACAAGCATCAGCAGAATGCATCGGTTTCGTGTGTTTGTTTCAACTTTTAA